The Bdellovibrio bacteriovorus DNA segment TTGAAAAAGGTCCACCGCGCCGGGAAAGGTTTCCGTTAGGAAACCTTTGTGCCTGGGCTAGGAGGAGTAGCCATCGGTGCTGCAACGTGATCCGGGAACACGTTTTGGCGAGTCAGGTTCGGGATGTGAGCGCTTGTAAGTAGCTCAGTCAGCTTAGAGCACTTCTCTGACATTTGCTCGATCAATTGGTTTTGACGGGCTGTCAAGAAAGAGAAGAACACCATCGCTGGGATTGCCACCGCAAGACCCAAAGCTGTTGTATACATCGATACCGAGATACCGTGTGCTAACAAAGCTTGTTTTTGTGCCGGGTCAGCTGTTGCTACCGCTTGGAACGAAAGGATCAGACCGTGGATCGTACCCAATAGACCAAGAAGTGTCGCTACGTTGGCTAACATCGAAAGATAGTGCAGACGTTTTGTGTAGAGCGGAATATTTTCGCTCAACGCAATGTCATGCGCTTGGAAAATAGTGTCGTCGTCACGATCGGCTTTCTCGATGATAGTTTTGAATGCTTTTGCCAGAGGTTTACCTTCAAGTTGAGCACAAAGAAGTAAAGCTTCATCAAGTTTTTTAGCCAGGATCATGTTCTGGATTTTACCCATGAATTCTTCAACGTTCATGCCGTACTCTTTATAAAGAGCGCGTGCGCGTTCCGCTACAAGAACTAAAGAACCGATACCAACTACTAGAATACACCAGCCGACAAAGCCGGAATCATTCATGAACTTTAAGAATGCCATCATTTGTTTCCTCCTTGGA contains these protein-coding regions:
- a CDS encoding MotA/TolQ/ExbB proton channel family protein; the encoded protein is MMAFLKFMNDSGFVGWCILVVGIGSLVLVAERARALYKEYGMNVEEFMGKIQNMILAKKLDEALLLCAQLEGKPLAKAFKTIIEKADRDDDTIFQAHDIALSENIPLYTKRLHYLSMLANVATLLGLLGTIHGLILSFQAVATADPAQKQALLAHGISVSMYTTALGLAVAIPAMVFFSFLTARQNQLIEQMSEKCSKLTELLTSAHIPNLTRQNVFPDHVAAPMATPPSPGTKVS